In Arthrobacter sp. SLBN-83, one DNA window encodes the following:
- a CDS encoding pirin family protein, whose product MTNLEIAPQEELCPPAAAEGTPGPCLQLWPEREVPLGGVRAMNVKRTLPQRGLPTIGAWCFLDSFGPDRTAMSVLPHPHIGLQTVTWPLAGHIRHRDSVGSDVVVRPGELNIMTAGHGVSHSEFAVLPSDGEELPLQRGLQLWVALPDGDRHREPAFEQHRELPRVAGHGYTATVMVGKLAGVASPATMYSPIVGADVSCEGEAVLPLEPTFEHGILVLDGGLAVDGQDLPAGPLGYLGIGRSELRIQARPGTRFLLIGGEPFGEELLMWWNFVGRTHDEVEQARDDWEAQAGLPDTETAAARYGLVAGHGPDAGAEAGRIPAPPLPAVRLTPRKRSVS is encoded by the coding sequence GTGACCAATTTGGAAATCGCACCCCAGGAAGAGCTGTGTCCGCCTGCGGCTGCGGAAGGCACCCCAGGCCCGTGCCTCCAGCTGTGGCCGGAGCGTGAGGTGCCGCTGGGCGGCGTCCGCGCCATGAACGTCAAACGTACGCTGCCCCAGCGCGGATTGCCGACGATCGGGGCGTGGTGCTTCCTGGACAGCTTTGGCCCGGACCGGACGGCGATGTCCGTGCTCCCGCACCCCCACATTGGGCTGCAGACGGTGACCTGGCCGCTGGCGGGGCACATCCGGCACCGCGACAGCGTGGGCAGCGATGTGGTGGTGCGTCCCGGTGAGCTGAACATCATGACTGCAGGGCACGGCGTGTCGCACTCGGAGTTCGCGGTGCTTCCTTCCGACGGCGAGGAGTTGCCGCTGCAGCGGGGCCTGCAGCTCTGGGTTGCCCTTCCGGACGGGGACCGGCACAGGGAACCGGCGTTCGAACAGCACCGTGAGCTGCCGCGCGTCGCCGGCCACGGCTACACCGCCACCGTGATGGTGGGAAAACTTGCCGGAGTGGCATCCCCGGCAACGATGTACTCGCCCATCGTGGGCGCAGATGTCTCCTGCGAAGGCGAGGCCGTGCTCCCGCTGGAGCCCACCTTTGAGCACGGGATTTTGGTGCTCGACGGCGGCCTGGCGGTGGACGGGCAGGACCTGCCGGCTGGCCCGCTGGGCTACCTGGGCATCGGCCGCAGCGAGTTGCGGATACAGGCGCGCCCCGGCACCCGTTTCCTGTTGATCGGCGGTGAGCCGTTCGGTGAGGAACTGCTGATGTGGTGGAACTTTGTGGGCCGCACGCACGACGAAGTGGAGCAGGCCCGAGACGACTGGGAAGCGCAGGCGGGGCTGCCGGACACCGAAACAGCAGCCGCCCGCTACGGCCTGGTGGCAGGCCACGGTCCGGACGCCGGAGCGGAGGCGGGACGCATCCCGGCTCCCCCGCTTCCCGCCGTTCGGCTGACGCCCCGCAAGCGGTCCGTCAGCTAG
- a CDS encoding ABC transporter ATP-binding protein gives MDQAMIEFQSVTKQYPGGQPAVDGLSMSIARGTVTVFVGPSGCGKTTSLRMINRMVEPTSGTITVDGRDVTSVPAAELRRSMGYVMQSAGLLPHRSVLDNIATVPRLNGVSKADARKRAVELLDVVGLAHSLGRRYPSQLSGGQQQRVGVARALAADPPILLMDEPFSAVDPVVRDELQQELLRLQKDLAKTIVFVTHDIDEATVLGDKVAVFATGGKLAQYATPEEILRAPANNFVASFVGRDRGFRHLGFSPSDGVVIHPVPTIIRAAGGYESDSRAAGGWQLVVDAEMRPLGWSAPGTETELVPGGSLFRPGESLRRALDAALSSPSGLGVAVDPDGKVLGVVRGGEVLALIEEARQVRQAAL, from the coding sequence ATGGACCAGGCGATGATCGAGTTCCAGAGCGTTACCAAGCAGTACCCTGGCGGCCAGCCTGCCGTGGACGGATTGTCCATGTCCATCGCCAGGGGCACCGTCACAGTCTTTGTGGGCCCTTCCGGCTGCGGCAAAACAACGTCCCTCCGCATGATCAACCGCATGGTGGAACCCACGTCAGGGACCATCACCGTGGATGGCCGGGACGTGACCTCCGTGCCTGCGGCCGAGCTGCGCCGGTCCATGGGATACGTCATGCAGTCAGCAGGGCTGCTGCCACACCGGTCGGTCCTGGACAACATCGCCACCGTCCCCAGGCTGAATGGCGTTTCGAAAGCTGACGCCCGCAAGCGTGCCGTGGAACTCCTGGACGTGGTGGGGCTGGCACACTCCCTTGGCAGGCGCTACCCCTCCCAGCTGTCCGGCGGCCAGCAGCAGCGCGTGGGCGTGGCACGTGCCCTCGCAGCGGATCCGCCCATCCTCCTCATGGACGAGCCGTTCAGCGCAGTGGACCCGGTTGTCCGGGACGAACTCCAGCAGGAACTGCTGCGCCTGCAAAAGGACCTGGCCAAGACCATCGTGTTCGTTACCCACGACATTGACGAAGCCACAGTGCTGGGCGACAAGGTTGCCGTCTTTGCCACCGGCGGCAAGCTTGCCCAGTACGCCACCCCAGAGGAAATCCTCCGGGCGCCGGCCAACAACTTCGTGGCGTCCTTTGTCGGCCGGGACCGCGGCTTCCGGCACCTGGGTTTCAGCCCGTCCGACGGCGTGGTGATCCACCCTGTGCCCACGATCATCCGTGCTGCGGGGGGATACGAGTCCGATTCACGCGCAGCGGGCGGCTGGCAGCTGGTGGTGGATGCGGAGATGCGTCCGCTGGGATGGTCCGCGCCGGGCACTGAGACTGAACTCGTTCCCGGCGGTTCGCTGTTCCGTCCCGGGGAGAGCCTCCGGCGGGCCCTGGACGCAGCCCTGTCCTCGCCGTCGGGCCTGGGCGTGGCCGTTGACCCCGACGGCAAGGTACTCGGCGTGGTCCGCGGCGGTGAAGTGCTGGCGCTCATCGAGGAAGCGCGCCAGGTGCGGCAGGCAGCCCTCTGA
- a CDS encoding ABC transporter substrate-binding protein: protein MKDSRPQRLGRRAFGGLAAGVGLAVMLSACGGSSDPLKNPPASSGGASGEATSLVVGSADFPESQIIAELYAGALNANGITATTKPNIGSREVYFKAVQDGSVDVVPDYSGNLLLYVDKEAKEVSAGDIAKALPGKLPDGLGVLDASKAEDKDAMVVTKATAEKYQLKSIEDLAKVCSDIVVGAPATFAERAYGLPGLKKNYNCVPKKLEPFSDGGGPVTLKALLEDQVQVADIYTTTPSIADNDLVVLDDPKNNFIAQQVLPLYNKAKMTDKAKQALNSVSSTLTTDDLINLNRAVSGSQKQDAKTAANNWLKEKGIVK from the coding sequence ATGAAAGATAGCCGTCCCCAGCGCCTCGGCAGGCGGGCATTCGGTGGCCTTGCCGCCGGAGTTGGCCTGGCCGTGATGCTGTCCGCCTGCGGCGGTTCATCCGACCCCCTGAAAAACCCCCCGGCGTCCAGCGGCGGGGCGTCCGGCGAAGCCACCTCCCTGGTGGTGGGCTCGGCCGACTTCCCCGAAAGCCAGATCATCGCCGAGCTCTACGCCGGCGCACTGAACGCCAACGGAATCACCGCCACCACCAAGCCGAATATCGGCTCCCGCGAGGTCTACTTCAAGGCAGTCCAGGATGGCTCCGTCGACGTGGTGCCGGACTACAGCGGCAACCTGCTGCTGTATGTGGACAAGGAAGCCAAGGAAGTCTCCGCCGGCGACATCGCCAAGGCGCTGCCCGGCAAGCTGCCGGACGGGCTCGGTGTGCTGGACGCGTCCAAGGCTGAAGACAAGGACGCCATGGTGGTCACCAAGGCCACCGCGGAGAAGTACCAGCTGAAGTCCATCGAGGACCTGGCAAAGGTCTGCAGCGACATCGTGGTGGGGGCGCCGGCCACGTTCGCCGAGCGCGCCTACGGCCTGCCGGGCCTGAAGAAGAACTACAACTGCGTCCCCAAGAAGCTGGAGCCCTTCAGCGACGGCGGCGGCCCTGTCACGCTGAAGGCGCTGCTGGAGGATCAGGTGCAGGTGGCTGACATCTACACCACCACGCCCTCCATCGCCGACAACGATCTGGTGGTGCTTGACGATCCCAAGAACAACTTCATCGCCCAGCAGGTCCTGCCGCTGTACAACAAGGCGAAGATGACGGACAAGGCAAAGCAGGCGCTGAACTCGGTGTCCAGCACCCTCACCACCGATGACCTGATCAACCTCAACCGTGCGGTCAGCGGCAGCCAGAAGCAGGACGCCAAGACAGCGGCCAACAACTGGCTCAAGGAGAAGGGCATCGTTAAGTAG
- a CDS encoding Lrp/AsnC family transcriptional regulator encodes MSTNPRNTRPGPHLEPLDAIDERLLEALVSDARISNKQLAELVGIAPSTALMRTRALSERGIVQGYEAKLNLSAIGRSVQALVAVRLRAHDRDQIDRFTARVPHLPAVLSTFHTSGSVDYLLHIAVGSTEDLRDWVLDNLATDPVVGHTETTLVFEHIQGNHGPLPD; translated from the coding sequence GTGAGCACGAATCCCAGGAACACCAGGCCCGGGCCCCACCTTGAGCCGTTGGACGCCATCGACGAACGGCTCCTGGAAGCCCTCGTTTCCGATGCCAGGATTTCCAACAAACAGCTCGCCGAACTGGTGGGGATCGCCCCGTCCACAGCCCTGATGCGCACCCGCGCGCTGTCGGAACGCGGCATCGTGCAGGGCTATGAGGCGAAGCTGAACCTGTCGGCGATCGGCAGGTCCGTGCAGGCGCTGGTGGCCGTGCGGCTCCGCGCCCACGACCGGGACCAGATCGACCGGTTCACCGCACGCGTCCCGCACCTGCCGGCCGTTCTCTCCACCTTCCACACCTCAGGTTCAGTGGACTACCTGCTGCACATCGCCGTCGGGAGCACCGAAGACCTGCGGGACTGGGTCCTGGACAACCTCGCCACCGATCCCGTGGTGGGGCACACCGAGACGACGCTCGTGTTCGAACACATCCAGGGCAACCACGGTCCCCTTCCGGACTAG
- a CDS encoding MFS transporter has protein sequence MPQNAPAGTGPSPVWSGHPKGSRDYGRILAGLACAGVATFAQLYSTQAVLPLMAADLDITAAEAALTISLATMGLAATVIPWSFLADRIGRVKAMMWGITAATVLGLLVPLSANFTMLLVLRLLEGMALGGIPAIAIAYLNEEVSKAHAALAAGSYVAGTTLGGLSGRLVAGPVGELWGWRSAALAVSLLATVAAVVFLVLVPRARGFVPARATGLRSAIQTLAAHLRNARLLAIYAQAFLMMGGFVAVYNYLGFRLSATPFGLPATVISLIFLAYLSGTVSSRWAAGLTTRFGRRNVLLAGLALAVGGLALTLTPSLVLILTGLVVFTGGFFAAHSIGSGWTGAIASTGRAQAASLYNLAYYLGSSLLGWAGGLVFQAWGWGALAGALMALACLTAATVAVVHPRAEAVPA, from the coding sequence ATGCCACAGAACGCACCAGCCGGCACCGGCCCTTCCCCCGTTTGGAGTGGCCACCCCAAGGGATCGCGGGACTACGGCCGGATCCTCGCCGGCTTGGCGTGCGCCGGTGTGGCCACTTTCGCGCAGCTTTACTCAACCCAGGCGGTGCTGCCCCTCATGGCGGCCGACCTGGACATCACTGCGGCGGAGGCCGCCCTCACCATCTCCCTGGCCACCATGGGGCTGGCCGCCACGGTGATCCCCTGGTCCTTCCTGGCAGACCGTATTGGCCGGGTGAAGGCCATGATGTGGGGCATCACCGCGGCCACCGTCCTGGGCCTGCTGGTGCCGTTGTCCGCGAACTTCACCATGCTGCTTGTGCTGCGGCTGCTGGAAGGAATGGCCTTGGGCGGCATCCCCGCCATCGCGATCGCCTACCTCAACGAGGAGGTCAGCAAAGCCCATGCTGCCCTGGCAGCAGGAAGCTACGTTGCCGGCACCACCCTTGGCGGACTGTCCGGCCGGCTGGTGGCGGGGCCGGTCGGCGAACTGTGGGGCTGGCGGTCGGCGGCCTTGGCCGTGTCCCTGCTGGCGACTGTTGCCGCCGTCGTATTCCTTGTCCTGGTGCCCCGTGCCCGTGGATTCGTTCCGGCCCGGGCCACAGGCCTCCGGAGCGCCATCCAAACGCTCGCCGCCCATCTGCGGAATGCCAGGCTGCTGGCCATCTACGCGCAGGCGTTCCTGATGATGGGCGGCTTCGTGGCCGTTTACAACTACTTGGGCTTCAGGCTCTCCGCTACGCCGTTCGGGCTCCCCGCCACCGTGATCAGCCTGATCTTCCTGGCCTACCTGTCCGGTACTGTCTCCTCCCGCTGGGCGGCGGGCCTGACCACCAGGTTCGGCCGCCGGAATGTCCTGCTCGCGGGACTTGCGCTTGCCGTCGGCGGCCTCGCCCTGACCCTCACCCCGTCCTTGGTGCTGATCCTGACCGGGCTGGTGGTGTTCACTGGTGGCTTCTTCGCCGCCCACAGCATCGGATCCGGGTGGACCGGTGCCATCGCCAGTACCGGCCGGGCGCAGGCGGCCTCGCTGTACAACCTGGCCTACTACCTGGGCTCCAGCCTTCTGGGGTGGGCCGGCGGCCTGGTCTTCCAGGCCTGGGGCTGGGGCGCCCTGGCGGGAGCCCTTATGGCGTTGGCCTGCCTCACTGCCGCAACTGTCGCCGTCGTCCATCCCCGGGCCGAAGCTGTCCCTGCCTGA
- a CDS encoding LysR family transcriptional regulator, with amino-acid sequence MEPDRKQLAQLLPLLPVLAELGRTEHVTETAELLGVPQSTVSRALARASAAVGTELLVRDGRGVRLTPAARTLLPYIEHALAEFQAGLDLVRNESEVVRGTVSVSFQHTFGEATLPLLISAFRARHPGTAFRLSQGARSSCLEELASGEADLALTAPVAPPGKNLDSAPLYREPLRLVVHHGHPLARQRKAAMADIRTEPFVALGPGYGLRSLTDALFREAGCRPRIAFESQDSHTVRGLVSAGLGVSILPPGGDAPGRILRPETGDLGWVEVALDSPLAFRDVGVSWRRRKPESEPAPARLFRELVVTQGPGLLAGLVTKAGR; translated from the coding sequence ATGGAACCGGACCGGAAACAACTGGCGCAGCTGTTGCCGCTCCTGCCGGTACTTGCCGAGCTGGGCCGCACCGAGCACGTGACGGAGACAGCCGAACTGCTCGGAGTACCCCAGTCAACGGTGAGCAGGGCGCTGGCCCGGGCCAGCGCCGCCGTCGGCACCGAACTCCTGGTCCGGGACGGGCGAGGAGTCCGCCTGACTCCCGCCGCCCGGACGCTGCTGCCCTACATCGAGCACGCGCTCGCGGAGTTCCAGGCCGGGCTGGACCTGGTCCGGAACGAATCCGAGGTGGTGAGAGGGACGGTGTCCGTGTCCTTCCAGCACACCTTCGGCGAAGCCACACTGCCCCTGCTGATCAGCGCCTTCCGCGCCCGGCACCCCGGGACCGCCTTCAGGCTCAGCCAGGGTGCCCGGAGCAGCTGCCTGGAGGAGCTTGCCTCCGGCGAAGCCGACCTTGCCCTCACCGCGCCCGTGGCCCCGCCCGGCAAGAACCTCGATTCGGCGCCACTGTACCGGGAGCCGCTACGGCTGGTGGTGCATCATGGCCACCCACTGGCGCGGCAGCGGAAGGCGGCCATGGCCGATATCCGGACCGAGCCGTTCGTTGCCCTGGGGCCCGGGTACGGGCTGCGCTCATTGACCGACGCCCTGTTCCGCGAGGCCGGCTGCCGCCCGCGGATTGCCTTTGAAAGCCAAGATTCCCACACGGTCCGGGGACTGGTCTCGGCAGGCCTTGGCGTCAGCATCCTGCCGCCGGGAGGTGACGCTCCCGGCCGGATATTGCGCCCCGAAACGGGTGACCTGGGGTGGGTGGAAGTGGCGCTCGATTCCCCACTCGCCTTCCGCGACGTCGGCGTGAGCTGGCGGCGCCGGAAGCCTGAAAGCGAACCTGCTCCGGCCAGGCTCTTCCGCGAACTAGTGGTGACCCAGGGGCCGGGCCTGCTGGCGGGGCTGGTCACCAAGGCGGGCCGCTGA
- a CDS encoding MFS transporter: protein MTVFSELRMRPAAAAPSGWNASTTARLVISGAAIFLLLVGANLATPLYPLLQANLGLSSLEVTAAFASYVLALVGTLLLAGHWSDHIGRRAALLVAVLTGLAGGWIFAEAATLAELCAGRALQGMAVALATGASAAALRELLPSRPEWASRFTLLASSGGVAAGPVIGGLLSLLPGPTTAPYVVHSLLLAGLLVPLYLVRARPAIMVPAVSRPMHALAPRRPSVSRQARGAFWLASGVGFLSFAVFGFSLSLAPGYFAQVLDTDSRPLIGVLAGLPLAVSALSQLVTVRGRLTLPAGLAVLGVSVMLLGAAGAWHSPLLLVAAAIAAGLGQGLAFRIVFNDVADRVEPARHAQIISTVYVITYLGSAVPVLGLGWASAAFGMAPAVQGFVLLCGAAALGLSAWTFAAVVIRRGK, encoded by the coding sequence TTGACGGTCTTCAGCGAACTGCGCATGCGTCCGGCAGCAGCAGCGCCCAGTGGATGGAATGCCTCCACCACGGCGCGGCTGGTGATATCCGGCGCGGCCATCTTCCTGCTCCTGGTGGGTGCCAACCTTGCCACGCCGCTGTACCCGCTGCTGCAGGCCAACCTGGGACTCTCCAGTCTTGAGGTGACGGCAGCTTTCGCCAGCTACGTCCTGGCACTGGTGGGCACCCTGCTGCTGGCAGGCCACTGGTCCGACCATATCGGCCGGCGAGCTGCCCTCCTGGTTGCTGTGCTGACCGGGCTGGCGGGCGGCTGGATCTTTGCGGAGGCCGCAACTTTGGCCGAACTCTGTGCCGGGCGTGCACTGCAGGGGATGGCTGTTGCGCTTGCCACCGGGGCAAGCGCCGCTGCCCTCCGTGAGCTGCTTCCGTCCCGCCCGGAGTGGGCATCGCGTTTTACCCTGCTGGCCTCATCCGGGGGAGTAGCCGCAGGCCCTGTCATCGGCGGGCTGCTGTCGCTGCTTCCCGGCCCCACAACGGCTCCATACGTCGTCCACTCGCTGCTGCTCGCCGGGCTCCTGGTCCCGCTGTACCTGGTCCGTGCCCGCCCGGCCATTATGGTCCCCGCGGTGTCCCGCCCGATGCACGCCCTTGCACCGCGCCGGCCGTCCGTTTCACGCCAGGCGAGGGGCGCTTTTTGGCTGGCCTCCGGCGTCGGCTTCCTGAGCTTTGCCGTGTTTGGCTTCTCCCTGTCCCTGGCGCCGGGCTACTTTGCGCAGGTCCTGGATACGGACTCCCGGCCGCTGATCGGCGTGCTCGCCGGACTGCCCCTGGCTGTGTCAGCCCTGAGCCAGCTGGTCACCGTGCGCGGCCGCCTGACCCTCCCCGCGGGCCTGGCCGTCCTTGGCGTCTCCGTCATGCTGTTGGGGGCCGCGGGCGCATGGCACAGCCCCCTGTTGCTGGTGGCGGCCGCTATTGCAGCGGGGCTTGGGCAGGGCTTGGCGTTCCGGATCGTCTTCAACGACGTTGCGGACAGGGTGGAGCCGGCCCGCCATGCCCAAATCATCAGCACCGTCTACGTCATCACCTACCTGGGGAGCGCGGTGCCGGTCCTGGGCCTTGGCTGGGCAAGCGCCGCGTTCGGCATGGCCCCGGCAGTCCAGGGCTTCGTCCTGCTGTGCGGCGCAGCGGCCCTTGGCCTGTCAGCGTGGACATTCGCCGCCGTCGTCATCCGGCGGGGAAAGTGA
- a CDS encoding ABC transporter permease, giving the protein MEWFLANTGMILERGGQHLVLAIVPMVLGLLISIPLAQLARRNGALRSVVLTASSLLYTIPSLALFIILPTILGTRILDPLNVVVALTIYAVALLVRAALDAFDSVDADISQAAQAMGFKPLARFLQVDLPLSLPVLFAGLRVVSVSNISLVSVAALLGVGNLGMLFTDGLQRDFVTEVVVGIIAILVLALLMDAVLVLLERILTPWERAGNRRDRGVGRTHSEAAAAAEPSATTAGGPA; this is encoded by the coding sequence ATGGAATGGTTCCTTGCCAACACCGGCATGATCCTGGAACGCGGCGGCCAGCACCTGGTGCTGGCCATCGTTCCCATGGTCCTGGGCCTGCTGATTTCCATCCCGCTGGCGCAGCTGGCGCGGCGAAACGGCGCGCTCCGCTCAGTGGTGCTGACGGCGTCATCCCTCCTGTACACCATCCCGTCGCTGGCGTTGTTCATCATCCTGCCCACCATCCTGGGCACCCGGATCCTGGACCCCCTCAACGTGGTGGTGGCATTGACCATCTACGCGGTGGCCTTGCTGGTCCGCGCCGCCCTGGACGCCTTCGATTCCGTTGACGCTGACATCAGCCAGGCCGCGCAGGCCATGGGCTTCAAACCGCTGGCCCGGTTCCTGCAGGTCGACCTGCCGCTCTCCCTGCCGGTTCTGTTCGCCGGACTGCGCGTGGTGTCCGTCAGCAACATCTCGCTGGTCAGTGTTGCGGCCCTCCTGGGTGTCGGAAACCTGGGCATGCTCTTCACCGACGGCCTCCAGCGCGACTTCGTCACCGAGGTGGTGGTGGGCATCATCGCCATCCTGGTCCTTGCCCTGCTGATGGATGCCGTCCTTGTCCTGCTGGAACGCATCCTCACCCCGTGGGAGCGGGCCGGCAACCGGCGGGACCGCGGTGTAGGACGTACCCATTCGGAAGCAGCGGCCGCTGCGGAGCCGTCCGCGACAACGGCGGGAGGACCAGCGTGA
- a CDS encoding BadF/BadG/BcrA/BcrD ATPase family protein, with protein sequence MTNTQNPFAHPVEPAAESPSEQGQGNPHPVNPLRGVTIGLDIGGTKTHGVRFEDGHPVADDSAGSSNVQNVSRDQAARNLAELFGRIGGGHVDRVYAGSGGIDTDEDAAALAALIQPLVPEALITVVHDSRLLLAAGRAGTGVAVIAGTGSAAWGRNADGGEARAGGWGYLLGDEGSGYWLGREAVRHSLRRMNQGLPIDQLTAALLRSCGLDHPNKLIALFHSPDTGRRFWAQQARHVVEAAAAGHQDSAVLLDQAGRDLAALAGQVLGQLKIDGPVILGGGLGMNVAPLQESFRRNLAAAGIMDVRVLGQEPVFGVLQLLAEPA encoded by the coding sequence GTGACGAACACCCAGAACCCATTCGCCCATCCCGTCGAACCCGCTGCAGAATCCCCGAGCGAGCAGGGGCAGGGCAACCCGCATCCTGTAAATCCGCTTCGGGGCGTCACCATCGGCCTGGACATCGGCGGTACCAAGACGCACGGCGTCCGCTTTGAGGACGGCCACCCTGTGGCGGACGATTCGGCAGGCAGTTCCAACGTCCAGAACGTCTCCCGGGACCAGGCGGCCCGCAACCTGGCGGAGCTTTTTGGCCGGATCGGCGGAGGGCACGTGGACCGGGTTTACGCCGGGTCCGGCGGAATCGATACCGACGAGGACGCCGCGGCCCTGGCTGCCCTGATCCAGCCGCTGGTCCCGGAAGCACTCATCACCGTTGTCCATGATTCCCGCCTGCTGCTGGCCGCCGGCCGCGCCGGCACGGGCGTAGCCGTCATCGCCGGAACCGGCTCGGCCGCCTGGGGGCGCAATGCCGACGGCGGCGAGGCCCGGGCAGGCGGCTGGGGTTACCTGCTGGGGGACGAAGGCAGCGGTTATTGGCTGGGGCGGGAAGCTGTTCGGCACAGCCTCCGCAGGATGAACCAGGGCCTGCCGATTGACCAGCTCACCGCCGCCCTTTTGCGGTCCTGCGGGCTGGACCACCCCAACAAGCTCATCGCGCTGTTCCACTCCCCGGACACCGGCCGCCGCTTCTGGGCCCAGCAGGCCAGGCACGTGGTGGAAGCGGCAGCTGCCGGGCACCAGGACAGTGCAGTCCTGCTGGACCAAGCCGGGCGGGACCTTGCTGCCCTGGCGGGACAGGTGCTGGGCCAGCTGAAAATTGACGGGCCCGTGATTCTGGGCGGCGGGCTTGGGATGAACGTTGCGCCCCTGCAGGAGTCTTTCCGCCGGAACCTTGCCGCAGCCGGAATCATGGATGTGCGCGTCCTGGGCCAGGAACCGGTGTTCGGTGTCCTGCAGCTCCTGGCGGAGCCCGCCTGA
- a CDS encoding ABC transporter permease has translation MSNVFADTFAWLADPLHWSGSMGIPTRMGEHLQYTGLVMLIATAIAVPVGLFVGHTGKGRVAVVALAGALRALPTLGLLILFVLLAGIGLMPPVWALVILTVPPLLAGTYAGISSVDRNVVDAARAMGMTELQVLFRAELPNALHVMFGGFRTGVLQVIATVSVVAYINLGGLGRYLFDGLVLSDFPQMLGGSLLIAVLAIAVDLILSLFQRLFLTQGPSKLSYRSQEAAVDLTDPVVAETVVQGGKS, from the coding sequence GTGAGCAACGTCTTTGCCGATACGTTCGCCTGGCTCGCCGACCCGCTCCACTGGTCCGGAAGCATGGGTATCCCCACCCGCATGGGGGAGCACCTCCAGTACACCGGCCTGGTCATGCTCATCGCCACCGCCATCGCCGTTCCGGTCGGGCTTTTTGTCGGCCACACGGGAAAGGGCAGGGTGGCCGTCGTGGCGCTGGCCGGGGCCCTCCGTGCGCTTCCCACCCTTGGCCTGCTGATCCTGTTCGTGCTGCTGGCCGGCATCGGGCTGATGCCCCCGGTTTGGGCCCTGGTGATCCTCACGGTCCCGCCGCTGCTGGCCGGAACCTACGCCGGTATTTCCAGCGTGGACCGGAACGTCGTGGACGCCGCCCGTGCCATGGGAATGACGGAACTGCAGGTCCTGTTCCGGGCCGAGCTGCCCAACGCGCTCCACGTCATGTTCGGCGGATTCCGGACAGGCGTGCTGCAGGTGATCGCCACCGTCTCCGTGGTTGCCTACATCAACCTCGGGGGCCTGGGCCGCTATCTCTTCGACGGCCTGGTCCTCAGCGACTTCCCCCAGATGCTGGGAGGTTCCCTCCTCATCGCTGTGCTGGCCATCGCCGTCGACCTCATCCTGTCCCTATTCCAGAGGCTGTTCCTGACCCAGGGACCCTCGAAGCTGTCCTACCGCAGCCAGGAGGCTGCGGTTGATCTCACAGACCCCGTTGTTGCGGAGACTGTTGTACAAGGAGGTAAGTCATGA